One stretch of Bombus vancouverensis nearcticus chromosome 16, iyBomVanc1_principal, whole genome shotgun sequence DNA includes these proteins:
- the Mi-2 gene encoding chromodomain-helicase-DNA-binding protein Mi-2 homolog isoform X2: MAKYLSVPCRRGTVMENSSFDGEDDIDETGGQVSNVNQQVDGSSDAEESQRLEEDDDYEPEERKKKKGKKRKARSEDKKGKKKKKKKKSDSGDESDFGGGGETGDVAGDDSDYAGNRKSRKSSSRKSSSHNAPAPPSQEPTTGMPTIEEVCNTFGLTDVQIEYTDADFQNLTTYKLFQQHVRPLLAKENPKVPMSKLMMLVAAKWRDFSELNPHTQPDADVSSANVDEDSRNARANRGGAVQEGEDEEDDDEDSDRKRKSRGSRAKKGKKASKVPTLKIKLGKRKRGSSDEEAEGSGVGTDRDSDMEFEQMLADAEEPTGADGTNKGNAEESGVEPPAEPPVRRKAKTKIGNKTKKKKKTKTTSKFPDGEEGLQTDHQDYCEVCQQGGEIILCDTCPRAYHLVCLEPELEETPEGKWSCPHCEGEGIAGAAEDDDEHMEFCRICKDGGELLCCDSCTSAYHTHCLNPPLSEIPDGDWKCPRCSCPPIRGKVAKILTWRWKECPETPSEEPSTSKAAPKQRRIREFFVKWADMSYWHCDWITELQLDVFHPLMFRNYSRKYDMDEPPKLEEPLDESDSRVKRLKEQDVATNRDEYNLEERFYRYGVRPEWLVVHRVINHRLSRDGRATYLVKWRELGYDQATWEDEHEDIPGLKQAIEYYLDLRAANCCDGSSSRKGKKGKGKKSKTRELIDDEERTPKRYTPPPDKPTTDLKKKYERQPEYLDQTGMQLHPYQLEGLNWLRYSWGQGIDTILADEMGLGKTIQTITFLYSLYKEGHCKGPFLVSVPLSTIINWEREFETWAPDFYCVTYVGDKDSRIVIRENELSFEEGAVRGGRASKIRSNQIKFNVLLTSYELISIDSACLGSIDWAVLVVDEAHRLKSNQSKFFRLLASYNIAYKLLLTGTPLQNNLEELFHLLNFLCRDKFNDLAAFQNEFADISKEEQVKKLHELLGPHMLRRLKADVLKNMPSKSEFIVRVELSPMQKKYYKYILTRNFEALNPKGGGQQVSLLNIMMDLKKCCNHPYLFPAASQEAPTAPNGSYETSALIKAAGKLVLLSKMLKKLRDDGHRVLIFSQMTKMLDILEDYLEGEGYKYERIDGNITGAQRQEAIDRFNAPGAQQFVFLLSTRAGGLGINLATADTVIIYDSDWNPHNDIQAFSRAHRIGQANKVMIYRFVTRNSVEERVTQVAKRKMMLTHLVVRPGMGGKGANFSKQELDDILRFGTEELFKEEEGKEDEAIHYDDKAVAELLDRSKEGIEQKENWANEYLSSFKVASYVTKEGETEEEADTEIIKQEAENTDPAYWIKLLRHHYEQQQEDIARTLGKGKRIRKQVNYNDGGVTGDQSTRDDQPWQENLSDYNSDFSAPSDDDKEDDDFDEKGDGDLLSRRSRRRLERRDEKDRPLPPLLARVNGNIEVLGFNARQRKAFLNAIMRYGMPPQDAFNSQWLVRDLRGKSEKNFKAYVSLFMRHLCEPGADNAETFADGVPREGLSRQHVLTRIGVMSLIRKKVQEFEHINGYYSMPEMIRKPVEPVKIEGGGEGATGTSSTSATPATSNAPSPSPAATPTPTAIPGSANTDSNKSNSDTSEVKECKEVPKDKESVDAKDVEESKESKEEEENNAEKDKDKEDIKKEEKDTEGETQDKEKDKVDATDEKLVTKHDEKVDNSESKTKQDSEEDVVIVKDDEEETEKREVLASSMLNQYNLFETINKISNITLRILILQEKDNKDKDIKDCDSETIKPKRKFMFNIADGGFTELHTLWLNEEKAAVPGREYEIWHRRHDYWLLAGIVTHGYGRWQDIQNDIRFAIINEPFKMDVGKGNFLEIKNKFLARRFKLLEQALVIEEQLRRAAYLNLTQDPNHPAMSLNARFAEVECLAESHQHLSKESLAGNKPANAVLHKVLNQLEELLSDMKSDVSRLPATLARIPPVAQRLQMSERSILSRLAATAPGGSSSQSGQAALLAQQFPAGFSGGQLPATFAGAANFGNFRPQYSVPGQPPQGFTA; this comes from the exons ATGGCAAAATATTTGTCGGTGCCATGTCGTCGCGGTACTGTGATGGAAAATAGTTCTTTCGACG GAGAGGATGACATAGATGAAACTGGAGGTCAAGTTTCAAATGTTAACCAACAAGTGGATGGTTCATCCGATGCAGAAGAATCTCAAAGACTA GAAGAAGATGATGATTATGAAccagaggaaagaaagaagaagaaaggaaaaaaacgaAAAGCTCGTAGTGAAGataagaaagggaagaaaaagaagaaaaagaaaaaatctgaTTCTGGAGAT GAAAGTGATTTTGGAGGAGGCGGTGAAACTGGTGATGTAGCTGGTGATGATAGTGACTATGCTGGAAATAGAAAAAGTAGAAAATCTTCCTCCAGGAAATCGTCTAGTCACAATGCACCTGCTCCTCCTAGCCAGGAACCCACAACAGGAATGCCTACAATTGAGGAAGTCTGTAACACTTTTGGGTTAACAGATGTACAAATTGAATATACTGATGCAGACTTCCAGAATTTAACTACCTATAAATTATTTCAACAACATGTCAGGCCGCTACTAGCAAAAGAGAATCCAAAA GTTCCAATGTCGAAGCTTATGATGTTAGTGGCTGCCAAATGGCGTGATTTTTCTGAGTTAAATCCTCACACACAGCCAGATGCGGATGTGTCTTCTGCAAATGTAGATGAAGATAGTAGAAATGCAAGGGCAAATCGTGGTGGTGCGGTCCAGGAAGGCGAAGATGAAGAAGACGATGATGAAGATAGTGATAGAAAACGGAAATCACGAGGATCGAGAgcgaagaagggaaagaaagctTCGAAAGTACCGACACTCAAGATCAAACTTGGAAAGCGCAAACGAGGAAGCTCGGATGAGGAAGCAGAGGGTAGTGGCGTTGGTACTGACAGAGATTCAGACATGGAATTCGAGCAAATGTTGGCAGATGCGGAGGAACCTACTGGTGCGGATGGGACGAACAAAGGAAACGCTGAAGAAAGCGGGGTTGAACCACCAGCAGAACCACCTGTTCGCAGGAAGGCAAAGACCAAAATCGGAAATAAGactaagaagaagaaaaagacaaaAACCACGTCAAAGTTTCCAGACGGAGAAGAAGGTCTTCAG ACTGATCATCAGGATTATTGTGAAGTATGTCAACAAGGTGGAGAAATTATTCTATGTGATACGTGTCCTAGAGCTTATCACTTGGTGTGTCTAGAGCCTGAATTAGAAGAAACTCCGGAAGGAAAATGGAGTTGTCCTCATTGTGAAGGAGAAGGTATTGCAG GTGCAGCTGAAGACGATGATGAGCATATGGAATTTTGTAGAATATGTAAAGATGGTGGTGAATTGCTATGCTGTGATAGCTGTACTAGCGCGTACCATACACATTGTTTGAACCCACCACTTTCAGAAATTCCTGATGGCGACTGGAAGTGTCCCAGATGTTCTTGTCCACCTATACGTGGAAAAG TTGCAAAGATTTTAACATGGAGGTGGAAGGAATGCCCAGAAACACCCTCGGAGGAGCCGTCAACAAGTAAAGCTGCTCCTAAGCAACGTAGAATACGCGAATTCTTCGTGAAATGGGCTGATATGTCTTATTGGCATTGCGACTGGATCACAGAATTACAGCTTGATGTTTTCCATCCTCTCATGTTTAG AAATTATTCACGAAAATATGATATGGACGAACCACCGAAGTTGGAGGAACCGTTAGACGAAAGTGATTCCCGAGTGAAACGTTTAAAAGAACAGGATGTTGCAACTAATAGAGATGAATACAATTTAGAGGAACGATTCTATCGTTACGGAGTTCGACCAGAGTGGCTTGTAGTGCATCGAGTAATTAATCATAGGCTTTCAAGAGATGGTAGAGCGACGTATCTCGTTAAATGGAGGGAATTAGGATACGATCAGGCAACTTGGGAAGATGAGCATGAAGATATTCCTGGATTAAAGCAAGCTATCGAATATTACTTGGATCTCAGAGCTGCAAACTGTTGTGATGGTAGTTCGTCCCGCAAGGGCAAGAAGG GTAAAGGCAAGAAATCGAAGACTCGTGAACTCATCGACGACGAAGAAAGAACGCCTAAGAGATATACTCCGCCACCTGACAAACCTACCACAGATCTAAAGAAAAAGTATGAACGGCAGCCAGAATATCTGGATCAGACTGGAATGCAGTTACATCCTTATCAGCTAGAA GGTTTGAATTGGTTAAGATATTCATGGGGCCAAGGTATAGACACTATTTTAGCGGACGAGATGGGTCTAGGAAAAACCATCCAAACTATCACCTTTCTGTATTCATTATACAAAGAAGGTCACTGCAAGGGACCGTTCCTTGTATCTGTTCCTCTATCAACTATCATTAACTGGGAACGTGAATTTGAAACCTGGGCACCTGATTTTTATTGTGTTACTTACGTTG gTGACAAGGACAGTCGTATCGTAATTCGTGAGAATGAATTGTCTTTCGAAGAGGGTGCTGTTCGTGGTGGCCGAGCATCGAAGATCCGATCGAATCAAATTAAGTTCAATGTACTTCTTACCAGTTACGAGCTGATCTCAATTGATTCTGCGTGTTTAGGATCGATAGATTGGGCTGTATTAGTAGTAGACGAAGCGCATAGACTCAAATCTAACCAGTCGAAATTTTTTAGACTATTAGCGTCCTATAATATCGCGTATAAATTATTGTTAACTGGAACTCCTCTGCAAAATAACTTGGAGGAATTGTTCCATCTTTTGAATTTCCTCTGTCGTGATAAATTCAATGACTTAGCTGCGTTCCAAAATGAATTCGCTGATATTTCAAAAGAAGAACAAGTGAAGAAGTTGCATGAACTACTCGGACCACACATGTTGAGGAGATTAAAGGCTGATGTATTAAAG AATATGCCGAGTAAATCAGAATTCATCGTCCGTGTCGAATTATCGCCTAtgcaaaagaaatattataaatatatattgacGAGGAACTTCGAGGCGCTGAATCCCAAGGGGGGAGGTCAACAAGTGTCGCTATTGAATATCATGATGGATCTTAAAAAGTGCTGCAACCATCCTTATTTATTTCCAGCCGCGTCTCAGGAAGCACCAACCGCACCAAACGGAAGTTACGAAACGTCTGCATTAATCAAAGCAGCAGGAAAATTGGTTCTATTGAGCAAAATGTTAAAGAAATTAAGGGATGATGGACATAGAGTCTTAATCTTTTCTCAAATGACAAAAATGTTGGACATTCTCGAAGATTATTTAGAAGGAGAGGGTTATAAGTATGAAAGAATAGACGGTAACATTACTGGTGCTCAACGACAGGAAGCCATTGACAGATTTAATGCACCTG GCGCGCAACAGTTTGTTTTTCTACTTTCTACTCGGGCCGGTGGTTTGGGTATAAACTTGGCTACTGCCGACACTGTGATCATTTACGATTCCGACTGGAATCCACACAACGACATTCAGGCATTTAGTAGAGCACATAGAATTGGTCAAGCTAATAAAGTCATGATCTACAGATTTGTAACTCGCAACTCTGTCGAAGAACGAGTTACACAAGTGGCGAAGCGTAAAATGATGTTAACACATTTAGTTGTGAGACCTGGAATGGGTGGTAAAGGCGCCAATTTCAGTAAACAAGAACTTGACGACATTTTACGATTCG GTACTGAGGAATTGTTCAAAGAGGAGGAAGGCAAAGAGGATGAAGCCATTCATTATGATGACAAAGCTGTGGCTGAATTGTTAGACAGAAGCAAGGAAGGTATCGAACAGAAAGAAAACTGGGCCAACGAGTATCTAAGTTCGTTTAAAGTAGCATCGTACGTAACAAAGGAAGGTGAAACGGAAGAAGAAGCAGACACTGAGATTATTAAACAGGAAGCTGAGAACACAGATCCAGCTTATTGGATCAAATTATTGAGACATCATTATGAACAACAACAAGAAGATATTGCCAGAACACTTGGAAAag gtAAACGAATACGTAAGCAAGTGAACTATAATGATGGAGGAGTAACTGGAGACCAAAGTACAAGGGATGATCAACCATGGCAGGAGAATCTTTCTGATTACAACAGTGATTTTAGTGCTCCTAGCGATGACGATAAAGAAGACGACGACTTTGACGAAAAGGGTGATGGTGACCTGTTATCTCGCAGAAGCAGGCGAAGATTAGAGAGGAGAGACGAAAAGGATCGACCTCTTCCTCCATTGCTTGCCAGGGTTAATGGAAACATTGAA GTACTAGGCTTCAATGCCAGACAAAGGAAAGCATTCCTGAACGCGATTATGCGTTACGGTATGCCACCACAGGACGCGTTTAACTCTCAGTG GTTGGTACGAGACCTGAGAGGCAAGTCGGAGAAGAATTTCAAGGCCTACGTTTCCCTTTTCATGCGACATTTGTGTGAACCTGGTGCAGATAATGCCGAAACATTTGCCGATGGTGTCCCGAGAGAAGGTCTTAGCAGACAACACGTTTTAACAAGAATTGGTGTAATGTCTTTAATAAGGAAAAAG GTGCAAGAATTCGAACACATAAACGGATATTACTCGATGCCAGAAATGATTCGCAAACCGGTAGAACCTGTGAAAATAGAAGGTGGTGGAGAAGGAGCAACTGGAACTAGCAGTACCAGTGCAACACCAGCTACTTCTAATGCACCTAGCCCAAGTCCTGCTGCAACTCCAACGCCAACTGCTATTCCTGGAAGTGCGAATACTGACTCCAACAAGTCAAATTCAGACACGTCTGAAGTAAAAGAATGTAAAGAAGTACCCAAGGACAAAGAA AGTGTTGATGCGAAGGATGTGGAGGAATCAAAAGAATctaaagaagaggaagagaataATGCGGAAAAAGATAAAGACAAGGAGGACAtcaagaaagaagagaaggatACAGAGGGAGAAACACAGGATAAAGAGAAGGATAAAGTAGATGCTACAGACGAAAAATTAGTGACGAAACACGACGAAAAAGTAGACAACTCCGAAAGCAAAACAAAACAAGATTCCGAGGAAGATGTAGTTATCGTTAAAGACGAtgaagaagaaacagaaaagCGAGAGGTACTTGCTAGTTCGATGTTAAATCAGTATAAtttatttgaaacaattaataagATTTCTAATATTACATtgagaatattaatattacaggAGAAAGATAATAAAGATAAGGACATAAAGGACTGTGATTCAGAAACGATAAAGCCCAAGCGCAAGTTCATGTTCAACATAGCTGATGGTGGTTTCACTGAATTACACACATTATGGTTAAATGAAGAGAAAGCTGCAGTACCTGGCCGTGAATACGAAATCTGGCATAGAAGACATGACTATTGGTTACTGGCCGGCATTGTTACACATGGCTATGGTCGTTGGCAGGATATCCAAAATGATATTAG GTTTGCAATAATAAATGAACCATTTAAGATGGACGTGGGCAAGGGTAActttttagaaataaaaaacaaattccTAGCTCGACGTTTCAAACTGTTGGAACAGGCATTAGTGATAGAAGAACAATTGAGAAGAGCCGCGTACCTGAACTTAACGCAGGATCCTAATCATCCTGCGATGAGCCTGAATGCAAGATTTGCCGAAGTCGAGTGCCTTGCAGAATCACATCAACATCTTAGTAAAGAAAGCCTTGCCGGAAATAAACCAGCAAATGCTGTGTTGCATAaa GTACTAAATCAATTGGAAGAACTGTTGTCTGACATGAAATCTGACGTGAGTCGTTTACCAGCAACATTAGCTCGCATTCCACCTGTTGCTCAAAGACTTCAAATGTCAGAGAGGTCGATATTGAGTCGATTGGCAGCAACCGCACCAGGTGGTAGTAGTTCTCAATCGGGTCAAGCAGCGCTGTTAGCACAACAGTTTCCAGCCGGTTTCTCCGGTGGACAACTGCCGGCTACATTCGCTGGTGCGGCTAATTTCGGAAATTTTAGACCACAATACTCAGTACCAGGTCAACCACCACAGGGATTCACAG CTTGA